The Anopheles marshallii chromosome X, idAnoMarsDA_429_01, whole genome shotgun sequence genome includes a window with the following:
- the LOC128717929 gene encoding antigen 5 like allergen Cul n 1-like: MTSTSLTAAAVLCVLFLLVPPCLGNYYCLRSLCPSGDAHVGCYSEVPFGKSCQGMKPQIVPMTTERKRMILHQHNQQRQRLAVGTLPGFEQAYSMPQLYWDDELQYLAELNARSCVYAHDHCRNTYTFPRAGQNIAIIRHFGLNLTKEYVFQYIIDHWYNEYPLATTFVDQYPTNYVGPEFAHFTQIVNDRAVKMACGMATWEFYNGYVWTNDYLVCNYGYSNVIGDRSYTKGPVAAGCKNGRSDVYPGLCL, translated from the coding sequence ATGACTTCGACGTCACTGACGGCTGCGGCGGTGTTGTGCGTGCTGTTTCTGCTGGTGCCACCATGTCTCGGGAATTACTACTGCTTGCGGAGCCTGTGCCCGTCGGGTGACGCACACGTCGGCTGCTACTCGGAGGTGCCGTTCGGCAAGAGCTGCCAGGGTATGAAGCCACAGATCGTACCGATGACCACGGAGCGGAAGAGAATGATCCTGCATCAGCACAACCAGCAACGCCAGCGGCTAGCCGTCGGGACACTGCCCGGCTTCGAGCAGGCCTACAGCATGCCGCAACTCTACTGGGACGATGAGCTGCAGTACCTTGCCGAGCTGAATGCCCGGTCGTGCGTGTACGCACACGACCACTGCCGCAACACGTACACCTTCCCGCGGGCCGGCCAGAACATCGCCATCATCCGGCACTTTGGGCTGAACCTGACCAAGGAGTACGTGTTCCAGTACATCATCGACCACTGGTACAATGAGTACCCGCTCGCGACGACGTTCGTCGACCAGTATCCGACCAACTACGTCGGTCCGGAGTTTGCACACTTCACGCAGATTGTGAACGATCGGGCGGTAAAGATGGCGTGCGGGATGGCGACCTGGGAGTTCTACAACGGCTACGTCTGGACGAACGACTATCTCGTGTGCAACTATGGCTACTCGAACGTGATCGGCGACCGGTCGTACACGAAGGGACCGGTTGCGGCGGGATGCAAGAATGGCCGGAGCGACGTCTATCCCGGGCTCTGCCTCTAG